DNA sequence from the Methanosarcinales archaeon genome:
GCAGTAAGTATGACCAATATGGACATGCCGGAGTTGACGGAACCTGGAGCCAGGAAGACATCTTCAGGGGGGTTGACTTTGAGGACCTGTTCAGGGGTTTCGGAGGAGGGGGAGGTGTCTTTGATATTTTCTTTGGTGGCCGAGGAGGCAGGCACAATGGTCCCCAGCGGGGTTCAGATCTCAGGACTGATATGACCATTTCATTTGAGGATGCGTATAAGGGTGTTGAAAGGGAGATCGAGATCCCCAGGACAGAAACCTGTCCGTTATGCAACGGCAGCGGTGCTAAGCCAGGAACCGATGTAAAGACATGCAGGACATGCGGGGGCAGCGGCCAGACCACCCGAGCCCAGCAGACACCTTTTGGCCAGTTCATGACCACCAGTACGTGTCCCACATGCCGGGGCCAGGGTAAGACCATCGACACTCCATGCACTAAATGCCATGGCAGCGGTCAGGTGCAGAAGCATCGCAAGATCAAGGTTAAGATACCGGCCGGAATTGAAAGCAACTCCCGTATGCGTGTCGGTGGTGAAGGAGAGCACGGTACCAAGGGCGGACCACCAGGGGATCTGTATGTAGATATTTATGTGAAACCACACAGGCTCTTCAAACGGGTGGGCAATAATATCCTGTTGGGTACAAAGATCAGTTTCACCCAGGCATCATTGGGAGATGAGATCATGGTGCCTACTGTGGACGGTAAGGTGAAGTTGAAGATACCGGCAGGAACCC
Encoded proteins:
- the dnaJ gene encoding molecular chaperone DnaJ, whose translation is MATKGDYYEILGVDKGVTQEELKKAYRKLAIKYHPDKNKEPGAEEKFKEISEAYGVLSDSEKRSKYDQYGHAGVDGTWSQEDIFRGVDFEDLFRGFGGGGGVFDIFFGGRGGRHNGPQRGSDLRTDMTISFEDAYKGVEREIEIPRTETCPLCNGSGAKPGTDVKTCRTCGGSGQTTRAQQTPFGQFMTTSTCPTCRGQGKTIDTPCTKCHGSGQVQKHRKIKVKIPAGIESNSRMRVGGEGEHGTKGGPPGDLYVDIYVKPHRLFKRVGNNILLGTKISFTQASLGDEIMVPTVDGKVKLKIPAGTQPGATYRIKGKGMPNIHGHGQGDLNVKVDVNVPKKLSEKQKELLRKFAELSGEKPAKENEKGIFEKVVDGVKEKI